A region from the Azospirillum fermentarium genome encodes:
- a CDS encoding methyl-accepting chemotaxis protein: MPVTGRAHESRPQGFALRSVSQKIIVWVVVLLALGLGGLVSYQTVQTESLAIRAFDNSAFRLTALLADNMAPAVRYARLEALKGAYGETAQDPSTNLEGVLILDKTGKVLDTFNRGKSDEATLKRFAEEDRATADSGRALRALDGHTLVMVPVLNGQQRERVGYLAAAWSREATLNQIRSDTQTSILISVGVVAVLVVALFWLVGRVVIRPTQEISAAMQKISGGDLNIVLSCGHRADEIGTIARAVEVFRDSTARVRDMAANEERMKEEAEANRHALITRLLADFEANVSSVLESSLKAAAEMGEFAHVMARRISEAEKGAVDIASATTGTLDNVGSIASATEELSATTAEISQRLNQSAEVARNTADAADQTSHTIEALATQALRIGDIVKLINDIATKTNLLALNATIEAARAGEAGRGFAVVASEVKQLANQTGQATEEITQQINNVQQATHRAVDEIKYISKVAEGAREIATGIAAAVEEQTITTQEISRAAGHAANGTQAVASNISMVTSEVTDASHMAQDLLTASQRLSEQFRQLKHQVTVFVDHVRAA, encoded by the coding sequence ATGCCGGTGACTGGAAGAGCCCATGAATCGCGCCCGCAGGGGTTCGCCCTGCGCAGCGTCAGCCAGAAGATCATCGTGTGGGTGGTGGTGCTGCTGGCGCTGGGGCTGGGTGGCCTTGTTTCCTATCAGACGGTCCAGACGGAAAGCTTGGCCATCCGGGCGTTCGACAACAGTGCGTTCCGGCTGACCGCGCTTCTGGCCGACAATATGGCCCCCGCCGTCCGCTATGCCCGCCTCGAAGCGCTGAAGGGCGCTTACGGCGAAACGGCGCAGGACCCCTCGACCAACCTGGAAGGGGTGCTGATCCTCGACAAGACGGGAAAGGTTCTCGACACCTTCAACCGCGGCAAGAGCGACGAGGCGACCCTGAAGCGTTTTGCCGAGGAGGATCGGGCCACGGCCGACAGCGGCCGCGCGCTTCGTGCCCTGGATGGGCATACGCTGGTGATGGTGCCGGTGCTGAACGGCCAGCAGCGTGAGCGGGTGGGGTATCTGGCCGCCGCGTGGAGCCGTGAAGCGACCCTGAACCAGATCCGGTCCGACACCCAGACCTCGATCCTGATTTCGGTGGGCGTGGTGGCGGTCCTGGTGGTGGCGCTGTTCTGGCTGGTGGGCCGGGTGGTGATCCGGCCGACCCAGGAAATCTCCGCCGCCATGCAGAAGATTTCGGGCGGCGACCTGAACATCGTCCTGTCCTGCGGCCACCGCGCCGACGAGATCGGCACCATCGCCCGCGCGGTGGAAGTGTTCCGCGACAGCACCGCCCGCGTGCGCGACATGGCTGCCAACGAGGAACGGATGAAGGAGGAGGCGGAGGCCAACCGCCATGCCCTCATCACCCGCCTGCTGGCCGATTTCGAAGCCAACGTGTCGTCGGTGCTGGAAAGCTCGCTGAAGGCGGCGGCGGAAATGGGTGAATTCGCCCATGTCATGGCCCGGCGCATCAGCGAGGCGGAAAAGGGGGCGGTGGACATCGCGTCCGCCACCACCGGCACGCTGGACAACGTGGGCAGCATCGCGTCGGCGACCGAGGAACTGTCGGCGACCACCGCGGAGATCTCCCAGCGGCTGAACCAGTCGGCGGAGGTGGCGCGCAACACCGCCGACGCGGCCGACCAGACCAGCCACACCATCGAGGCGCTGGCGACCCAGGCCCTGCGCATCGGCGACATCGTGAAGCTGATCAACGACATCGCCACCAAGACCAACCTCTTGGCGCTGAACGCCACCATCGAGGCGGCGCGGGCCGGCGAGGCGGGCCGCGGTTTCGCCGTGGTGGCGAGCGAGGTGAAGCAGCTCGCCAACCAGACGGGCCAGGCGACCGAGGAGATCACCCAGCAGATCAACAACGTCCAGCAGGCCACCCACCGGGCCGTGGACGAGATCAAGTACATCTCGAAGGTTGCCGAGGGCGCGCGGGAAATCGCCACCGGTATCGCCGCGGCGGTGGAGGAACAGACCATCACCACCCAGGAAATCTCCCGTGCCGCCGGCCATGCCGCCAACGGCACCCAGGCGGTGGCCTCCAACATCTCCATGGTGACCAGCGAGGTTACCGACGCCAGCCACATGGCGCAGGATCTGCTGACCGCCTCGCAGCGGCTGTCGGAGCAGTTCCGCCAGTTGAAGCATCAGGTGACGGTGTTCGTGGACCACGTTCGCGCCGCCTGA
- the hutG gene encoding N-formylglutamate deformylase, producing the protein MMDNFRFQPGETPVLLSIPHVGTALPDDLKPRLTDAALAVPDTDWNLDRLYHFAPALGVGFLKATWSRYAVDLNRDPAGAALYAGADNTELCPLSTFDREPVYRPGQEPDADEVQRRIDAYWRPYHEKLEAELQAMRDRFGVAVLFDAHSIRSRVPRFFKGRLPDFNMGTGGGVTASPSLVHRVMTALGADEKHSAVLNGRFTGGYITRTYGRPDQNIHAIQLELSQITYMDEEAPFRFRDDRADVVRPTLHRLITALVEWAWKNAEGPRRSFL; encoded by the coding sequence ATGATGGACAATTTCCGGTTTCAGCCGGGTGAGACACCGGTCCTGTTGTCGATCCCCCATGTCGGCACCGCCCTGCCCGACGACCTGAAGCCGCGCCTGACCGATGCGGCTCTGGCGGTGCCCGACACCGATTGGAATCTCGACCGGCTCTACCACTTCGCCCCGGCACTGGGCGTGGGGTTTCTCAAGGCCACGTGGTCGCGCTATGCGGTGGACCTGAACCGCGATCCGGCGGGGGCGGCGCTCTATGCCGGCGCAGACAACACCGAACTCTGCCCGCTGTCCACTTTCGACCGCGAGCCCGTCTACCGGCCGGGGCAGGAGCCGGACGCCGATGAGGTGCAGCGGCGCATCGACGCCTATTGGCGCCCCTACCATGAAAAGCTGGAGGCGGAGCTGCAGGCCATGCGCGACCGCTTCGGCGTGGCCGTGCTGTTCGACGCCCATTCCATCCGCTCGCGGGTGCCGCGGTTCTTCAAGGGGCGGCTGCCGGATTTCAACATGGGGACCGGGGGCGGCGTCACCGCATCCCCGTCGCTGGTGCACCGGGTGATGACGGCGCTGGGCGCCGACGAGAAGCACTCCGCGGTGCTCAACGGGCGCTTCACCGGCGGGTACATCACCCGCACCTATGGCCGCCCGGACCAGAACATCCACGCCATCCAGCTCGAACTCAGCCAGATCACCTATATGGACGAGGAAGCCCCCTTCCGTTTCCGCGACGACCGGGCGGACGTGGTGCGCCCGACGCTGCACCGGCTGATCACCGCCCTGGTGGAATGGGCGTGGAAGAACGCCGAGGGGCCGCGCCGGTCGTTCCTGTAA
- a CDS encoding heavy-metal-associated domain-containing protein codes for MAEQYKVNGMTCGGCSRSVTNAITKAAPGASVTVDLPTATVTVDGADAGTVKAAVEKAGFEFAGAA; via the coding sequence ATGGCTGAACAGTACAAGGTGAACGGCATGACCTGCGGCGGCTGCTCCCGCTCCGTCACCAACGCCATCACCAAGGCGGCACCGGGCGCCAGCGTCACCGTGGACCTGCCCACCGCCACCGTCACCGTGGACGGTGCCGACGCCGGCACCGTGAAGGCCGCGGTGGAAAAGGCCGGCTTCGAATTTGCCGGCGCCGCCTGA